From Paludisphaera rhizosphaerae, the proteins below share one genomic window:
- a CDS encoding LptF/LptG family permease: MRILDRQRYWAFLKAYFTCYISFVGLWVVLDAFSNVDEFTKRTVGFGQLITEMGKYYLVRQSEYFDRLGGVISMMAAIFTVTWMQRANEQLAMLAAGVSTHRMIRPVIVSSILVSFLSIANQEVIIPRYAEQLQRSHADDGTSEVDVKTTPSDGRGLIYAGRLADRKHQTILERFNVTVPFQIYGTIRDIDGRQATYIPRDHPTSPLKEGWLIRAARISPPLSDEELAKPDSIVEKVTDLKGFPPPVGDPAKLSGDLVLFVHTPLSFDAMIRKSSWYQYGSMRDLIGGLIDPSTGQKNGDIEVAIHSRFMRPFLALTLMFMSLPLVLGGYGRNMFINLGFALGNSALFYGFGIVCQFLASDAVLSPALAAWLPLFVFGLLATHRWGQIRT, encoded by the coding sequence GTGCGAATCCTGGATCGTCAGCGGTACTGGGCCTTCCTCAAGGCCTATTTCACCTGCTACATCTCGTTCGTCGGCCTCTGGGTCGTACTCGACGCCTTCTCGAACGTCGATGAGTTCACCAAGCGCACTGTGGGTTTCGGCCAGCTCATCACGGAGATGGGGAAGTATTACCTCGTCCGGCAGTCTGAGTACTTCGACCGCCTCGGCGGCGTCATCAGCATGATGGCGGCGATCTTCACCGTGACCTGGATGCAGCGAGCCAACGAGCAACTCGCGATGCTCGCCGCCGGGGTCAGCACGCATCGAATGATCCGGCCCGTGATCGTCTCCTCGATCCTGGTGAGCTTCCTCTCGATCGCCAATCAAGAGGTCATCATTCCCAGATACGCGGAGCAGCTCCAGCGATCGCACGCCGACGACGGCACGAGCGAGGTCGACGTCAAGACGACGCCCAGCGACGGCCGCGGCCTGATCTACGCCGGCCGACTGGCCGACCGGAAGCACCAGACGATCCTGGAACGATTCAACGTCACCGTCCCGTTCCAGATCTACGGCACGATCCGCGACATCGACGGCCGCCAGGCGACTTACATCCCGCGCGACCACCCGACCTCCCCCCTCAAGGAAGGGTGGCTGATCCGCGCGGCCCGGATCTCGCCGCCGCTCTCGGACGAGGAGTTGGCGAAACCGGACTCGATCGTCGAGAAGGTGACGGACCTCAAGGGCTTTCCGCCTCCGGTTGGCGACCCCGCCAAACTCAGCGGCGATCTCGTCCTCTTCGTCCACACCCCGCTCTCGTTCGACGCCATGATCCGGAAGTCGAGCTGGTATCAGTACGGGTCGATGCGCGACCTGATCGGCGGCCTCATCGATCCATCAACCGGCCAGAAGAACGGCGACATCGAAGTCGCGATCCACTCGCGGTTCATGCGTCCCTTCCTGGCGCTGACGCTGATGTTCATGAGCCTGCCGCTGGTCCTTGGCGGTTACGGCCGGAATATGTTCATCAACCTGGGTTTCGCTCTGGGGAACTCGGCCCTGTTCTACGGGTTCGGGATCGTCTGCCAGTTCCTCGCCAGCGACGCCGTCCTCTCCCCTGCCCTGGCGGCCTGGCTTCCGCTCTTCGTCTTCGGCCTGTTGGCGACCCACCGCTGGGGCCAGATCCGAACCTGA
- a CDS encoding Calx-beta domain-containing protein gives MSRFWNGRQAKLRPRFVVECVELERRELMAYAPTVAAYQVNQVLTGGQYQARTTVGPDGVTTIVWEDYGLDGDGYGIYARRLDAAGKPLGDQFRVNTTTVGNQMFPRIGSDAQGDVLISWKDTQANPSGLVQFYQRYDATGAKVGGNVALPGTVEYADDYDMQVAPDGGFTLIQQQSYQTSYRRFDATGSLVVDASIPRADDAWAYRNNSVHPFPTARTTGGVSVMAWMDVRTRAISNLVSKYDGRGMIRLIGPDGQQIGADINLIEVDDAISFFDAVGMTPEVTPLADGGFLATWYVYSNTYPQKYSLVGRRFDAAGVPQGSQITFFPMTTDDDLGTVAQLKNGNLVEVTIKRVGKTDSVDYQILDVNGNPLTGRIAMPDLPGTTRSLLRVAPTSGSGFQVSWGVSGLDQSLGEVYLQAFADLPSVGFKTTDVRLGEGSGVATIQVVRGGDASSAASVAYQTTSETATAGADYTSVAGVLTFAAGQSSAYINVPILRDALAEKDETFLVQLSNPSGLALSQSSSLRVTIVDDPQGTAGPALPNIYFDRGSAGLWAWTAGVGLAKINGADPEGVAVGRDGVVYVDYGVNGLWRWAGGAMTQIIAANPENILAAPDGSLYVDFGRFGLWRRDGSGLKLINGADPEGFAAAPDGTLYVDFGRFGLWRRDGSGLKLINGANPESMVVASDGTLYVDFGSFGLWRRDGSGLKQILAANPESLAAASDGSVFVDFGSFGLWHYVYGSGFTQINKTNPEAMAAAPDGSLYVDFGGSGLWSWTSATGLTQINAANPESLAVARDGLLYVDFGPTGVWRRLPSGAFERIDPTDPQSIAV, from the coding sequence ATGAGTCGGTTTTGGAACGGACGCCAGGCGAAACTGCGCCCCCGGTTCGTCGTCGAATGCGTTGAGCTTGAGAGACGCGAATTGATGGCCTACGCGCCGACAGTCGCCGCGTATCAGGTGAATCAGGTGTTGACAGGAGGTCAGTATCAGGCGAGGACGACGGTCGGCCCGGACGGCGTGACGACCATCGTGTGGGAGGATTACGGCCTCGACGGCGACGGTTACGGCATCTACGCCCGACGTCTCGACGCTGCTGGGAAGCCGCTTGGCGACCAGTTCCGGGTGAACACGACGACGGTGGGGAACCAGATGTTCCCCCGGATCGGCTCGGACGCGCAGGGGGACGTCTTGATCTCCTGGAAGGACACTCAGGCCAACCCGTCCGGTCTCGTCCAGTTCTACCAGCGCTATGATGCGACCGGGGCCAAGGTCGGCGGCAACGTCGCTCTGCCCGGGACGGTGGAATACGCCGATGACTATGACATGCAAGTGGCGCCGGACGGCGGATTCACCCTGATTCAGCAGCAGTCGTACCAGACCAGTTATCGCCGCTTCGACGCGACGGGCTCCCTGGTCGTCGACGCGAGCATCCCTCGTGCCGACGACGCCTGGGCCTATCGAAACAACTCCGTCCATCCGTTCCCGACTGCCCGGACGACGGGGGGCGTTTCGGTCATGGCCTGGATGGACGTGCGGACGCGGGCGATCTCAAACCTCGTGTCGAAATATGACGGCCGTGGGATGATCCGCCTGATCGGACCTGACGGTCAGCAGATCGGAGCCGACATCAACCTGATCGAGGTCGATGACGCGATCTCCTTCTTCGATGCGGTTGGAATGACGCCCGAGGTGACGCCTCTCGCGGACGGTGGTTTCCTGGCCACATGGTACGTCTACTCCAACACTTACCCGCAGAAGTACTCGCTCGTCGGCCGTCGCTTCGACGCTGCGGGCGTGCCCCAGGGTTCGCAGATCACCTTCTTCCCGATGACGACGGACGACGACCTGGGGACGGTGGCCCAGTTGAAGAACGGCAACCTCGTCGAGGTCACGATCAAGCGCGTTGGGAAGACCGATTCCGTCGACTACCAAATTCTGGACGTGAACGGGAACCCGCTCACCGGCAGGATCGCGATGCCCGATCTGCCCGGTACCACGCGGTCGCTGCTCCGCGTGGCCCCGACTTCGGGGTCGGGCTTTCAGGTGAGTTGGGGAGTCAGCGGCCTCGATCAGAGTTTGGGCGAGGTCTATCTCCAGGCCTTCGCCGACCTGCCGAGCGTCGGTTTCAAGACGACCGACGTGCGGCTCGGCGAGGGGAGCGGAGTCGCGACGATTCAGGTCGTCCGCGGCGGCGACGCGTCTTCCGCCGCCAGCGTCGCCTATCAGACGACTTCCGAAACGGCCACCGCCGGGGCCGACTACACGAGCGTCGCCGGCGTGCTGACCTTCGCGGCAGGGCAGTCCTCGGCGTATATCAATGTCCCGATCCTCCGCGACGCCCTCGCGGAGAAGGATGAGACGTTCCTGGTTCAGCTCAGTAATCCTTCCGGCCTGGCTCTCAGCCAGTCGTCTTCCCTTCGCGTGACGATCGTCGACGATCCCCAGGGGACCGCCGGCCCGGCCTTGCCGAACATCTATTTCGATCGCGGTTCAGCCGGTCTCTGGGCCTGGACCGCGGGCGTCGGCCTCGCCAAGATCAACGGCGCCGACCCTGAAGGGGTCGCGGTGGGTCGAGACGGCGTCGTCTACGTCGACTACGGCGTCAACGGCCTCTGGCGCTGGGCCGGCGGGGCGATGACGCAGATCATTGCAGCCAACCCGGAGAATATCCTCGCGGCGCCCGACGGTTCCCTCTACGTCGATTTCGGCCGGTTCGGCCTCTGGAGGCGCGACGGCTCCGGGCTCAAGCTCATCAACGGGGCCGATCCTGAAGGCTTCGCTGCGGCGCCGGATGGGACCTTGTACGTCGATTTCGGCCGCTTCGGTCTGTGGCGGCGCGACGGTTCCGGGCTCAAGCTGATCAACGGGGCCAACCCCGAGAGCATGGTCGTCGCATCCGACGGGACGCTGTACGTCGACTTCGGGTCGTTTGGTCTGTGGCGGCGCGACGGCTCTGGACTCAAGCAGATCCTTGCGGCCAACCCTGAGTCGCTGGCCGCGGCGAGCGACGGCTCGGTCTTCGTCGACTTCGGGTCGTTCGGTCTGTGGCACTACGTCTACGGCAGCGGATTCACTCAGATCAACAAGACGAATCCGGAGGCCATGGCAGCGGCGCCCGACGGGTCGCTGTACGTCGACTTCGGGGGGAGCGGGTTGTGGAGCTGGACCTCAGCGACGGGGCTCACGCAGATCAATGCGGCGAACCCTGAATCGCTCGCGGTCGCGCGTGACGGGCTCCTCTACGTCGACTTCGGCCCGACCGGCGTCTGGCGACGCTTACCCTCGGGGGCGTTCGAGAGAATCGACCCGACCGACCCCCAGTCGATTGCGGTTTGA
- a CDS encoding ABC1 kinase family protein — translation MIRETVGHLRDLPRYRQILATLARYGYQDVVAALRLETIVRPLERAALGDEASNLPRPRRVRLICEELGPTFVKLGQLLSTRPDLLPESYTEELAALRDDVRPFPAEQAEAILVEEYGRSLDACFVSVDPTPIASASISQVHRAVLHDGRVVALKIRRPDLHKIVAADLDILKNLAQLAERHLPALAVYRPTTLVREFERTIKRELDFSVELRTIKRCQAQFAKDPMVHVPFVVEEFSTSRVIAMEFIEGVRVDDVAGIRELGLDPADVAVSGARALIKQIFQFGFFHADPHPGNLRVLPGGVVAPLDYGMFGQLDRRTRERIADLLLALMGQDVDQVLKALDDLEIRGDSVDLRELRRDVAELVQTYCDLSLATINLGVLLGELVALIRRHRLQIPPDLVLLIRSLVTIESTGRALDPQFDIAGQLQPILRKLAIRRFSPGRLLSQATTTAQDVQRIAMLLPDLLSHSLESIKRGELNVKFDLQGFERLVKQLTRAANTLAGGIVVAGLLVSSSLIYHAGATSLAQVGYGLGVALSLWLIWNMSRG, via the coding sequence TTGATTCGAGAGACGGTCGGACATCTCCGCGATTTACCCCGCTATCGGCAGATCCTCGCGACTCTGGCGCGGTACGGCTATCAAGACGTGGTCGCCGCGTTGCGCCTGGAGACCATCGTTCGACCTCTCGAACGCGCCGCTTTGGGGGATGAGGCCTCAAATCTCCCTCGGCCTCGCCGGGTCCGGCTGATCTGCGAGGAACTCGGGCCGACCTTCGTCAAGCTGGGCCAACTTCTCTCGACCCGTCCCGACCTCTTGCCAGAGAGCTACACCGAGGAACTCGCCGCTCTCCGGGACGACGTGCGACCGTTCCCCGCGGAGCAGGCCGAGGCGATTCTCGTCGAGGAGTATGGGCGGTCGCTCGACGCCTGCTTCGTCTCGGTCGATCCCACGCCGATCGCCTCGGCGTCGATCTCCCAGGTCCACCGTGCGGTCCTCCACGACGGCCGGGTCGTCGCCTTGAAGATCCGCCGGCCCGACCTCCACAAGATCGTTGCGGCCGACCTCGACATCCTCAAGAACCTCGCCCAACTCGCCGAACGCCATCTGCCGGCGCTGGCCGTTTACCGGCCGACGACCTTGGTCCGTGAATTCGAGCGGACCATCAAACGTGAACTCGACTTCAGCGTCGAGTTGCGGACCATCAAACGCTGCCAGGCCCAGTTCGCCAAGGACCCGATGGTCCATGTGCCTTTCGTCGTCGAGGAGTTTTCCACGTCCCGCGTCATTGCGATGGAGTTCATCGAGGGCGTTCGCGTCGACGACGTCGCGGGGATCCGCGAGCTTGGGCTCGATCCGGCCGATGTGGCCGTCTCGGGGGCGCGTGCTCTCATCAAGCAGATCTTCCAGTTCGGCTTCTTCCACGCCGATCCGCATCCGGGCAATCTCCGCGTCCTTCCCGGCGGCGTGGTTGCGCCGCTTGACTACGGCATGTTCGGTCAGCTCGATCGGCGGACCCGCGAGCGGATCGCCGACCTTCTGCTGGCCCTGATGGGGCAGGACGTCGATCAGGTCCTCAAGGCGCTCGACGACCTTGAAATTCGCGGCGATTCCGTTGACCTTCGTGAGTTGCGGCGGGACGTCGCCGAGTTGGTTCAAACGTATTGCGACCTCTCGCTGGCGACGATCAACCTCGGCGTGCTCTTGGGCGAGCTTGTCGCTCTGATCCGGCGTCATCGGCTTCAGATCCCGCCCGACCTTGTGTTGCTGATCCGCTCGCTGGTGACGATCGAAAGCACCGGCCGCGCCCTCGACCCGCAGTTCGATATCGCCGGTCAGTTGCAGCCGATCCTCCGCAAGCTGGCGATCCGTCGCTTCAGTCCGGGGCGACTTCTCAGCCAGGCGACGACCACCGCGCAGGACGTTCAGCGGATCGCCATGCTCCTGCCCGATTTGTTGAGCCATTCGTTGGAGTCCATCAAACGGGGCGAGCTGAACGTCAAGTTCGACCTCCAGGGCTTTGAACGACTCGTCAAGCAGCTCACCCGGGCGGCCAACACTCTCGCCGGCGGCATCGTGGTCGCCGGTCTGCTGGTCTCCTCGTCGCTGATCTACCACGCCGGCGCGACGTCGCTCGCCCAGGTCGGCTACGGCCTCGGCGTGGCGCTGAGCCTTTGGCTCATCTGGAACATGTCACGCGGTTGA
- a CDS encoding TPR end-of-group domain-containing protein, translating into MSTTTPVRILRQLDEAEGYLMLEMPRNALRILESRPEWPLMTFEANFLKGEALRQLNRHREALACLEEAAALRPDDVAVALAQGWCYKRTNRLAQAVDALERAARQEPENALIHYNLACYWSVAGNAPKALEELAAALRLKPEMRRLIPDEGDFDFLRGDAVFEGLVNDATPSI; encoded by the coding sequence ATGAGCACAACAACCCCGGTCCGAATCCTGCGGCAGCTCGACGAGGCCGAGGGCTACCTCATGCTGGAGATGCCCCGCAACGCCCTGCGAATTCTGGAGAGCCGGCCTGAATGGCCCCTGATGACGTTTGAGGCCAATTTCCTCAAGGGCGAGGCTTTGCGCCAGCTCAACCGCCATCGCGAGGCGCTGGCCTGTCTGGAAGAGGCCGCCGCACTGCGGCCCGACGACGTGGCGGTCGCCCTGGCTCAGGGGTGGTGCTACAAGCGGACGAACCGACTGGCTCAGGCTGTCGACGCGTTGGAAAGGGCTGCTCGTCAGGAGCCGGAGAACGCGCTCATTCACTACAACCTGGCTTGCTACTGGAGCGTCGCCGGCAACGCTCCCAAGGCGCTTGAGGAGCTGGCCGCTGCCCTGCGGCTCAAGCCCGAGATGCGCCGACTGATCCCCGACGAAGGCGACTTCGACTTCCTGCGGGGCGATGCGGTTTTCGAGGGCCTCGTGAACGACGCGACGCCCTCGATCTGA
- a CDS encoding ADP-ribosylglycohydrolase family protein produces MPQTSRIDRVRGCLLGLAVGDALGAPLEGLTAQQIRTHYGRVKNYVDGVQAWKRKPYRWRMRGLYSDDTQQAMALCDVLIDRGRVDQARLAELYLAMADAPGPFLGVHRGVGRSFRQVIDDLRRGASPRWSGQTKAGIGAAMRIAPVGLFLEDDSDGLFGAVMEASLTTHRDVRSLSGALAVAHGVRRMAAGESRDPSLLLWLASDVARDEARIVSDGYGDVVLAMDSHSKAMSRALAHAESLLELPRDRALPALAEEANRHGAEPDCKRPTMGFPPACIPTCLYVLLTTDSFEEAILEIVNLGGDADTTGAILGALAGAHYGVDAIPSRWLEGLQNREGIEARASALAQGSAEGIVIPELIATEIDLNVREGSLLSRHAELARQGGDRGANQVI; encoded by the coding sequence ATGCCGCAAACGTCCCGAATCGACCGAGTCCGCGGATGTCTTCTGGGTCTAGCCGTCGGCGACGCCCTGGGGGCTCCGCTCGAAGGGCTGACCGCCCAGCAGATCAGGACTCACTACGGTCGGGTCAAGAATTACGTCGACGGGGTCCAGGCCTGGAAGCGCAAACCCTACCGATGGCGGATGCGCGGGCTCTACTCGGACGACACTCAGCAGGCGATGGCCTTGTGCGACGTCCTCATCGACCGGGGACGCGTCGACCAGGCTCGGCTCGCTGAGCTGTATCTGGCGATGGCCGACGCGCCCGGACCCTTTCTGGGCGTGCATCGCGGCGTCGGCCGCAGCTTCCGACAGGTCATCGACGACCTCCGTCGGGGCGCTTCTCCGAGGTGGAGCGGCCAGACGAAGGCCGGCATCGGAGCGGCCATGCGGATCGCTCCCGTCGGTCTGTTCCTGGAGGACGACTCGGACGGCCTCTTCGGCGCGGTCATGGAGGCCAGCCTGACGACCCATCGCGACGTCCGCAGCCTGAGCGGAGCTTTGGCCGTGGCGCACGGCGTCCGCCGCATGGCCGCCGGCGAATCTCGCGATCCCAGCCTGCTCCTATGGTTGGCCTCCGACGTTGCCCGCGACGAGGCGCGGATCGTCTCCGATGGCTACGGCGACGTCGTCCTCGCGATGGATTCGCACTCGAAGGCGATGTCCAGGGCCTTGGCCCATGCGGAATCCCTGCTGGAACTTCCGCGTGACCGGGCGCTCCCCGCTCTGGCCGAGGAAGCCAACCGCCACGGCGCTGAGCCCGATTGCAAACGTCCCACGATGGGCTTCCCTCCTGCCTGTATTCCCACCTGCCTTTATGTCCTCCTGACGACCGACTCCTTCGAGGAGGCGATCCTTGAGATCGTCAATCTCGGGGGCGACGCCGACACCACCGGCGCGATTCTCGGCGCCCTCGCCGGCGCGCACTACGGCGTCGACGCCATCCCGAGCCGCTGGCTGGAAGGCCTTCAGAATCGGGAGGGGATTGAGGCCCGCGCCTCAGCGTTGGCTCAGGGGTCGGCCGAAGGGATCGTCATCCCCGAACTCATCGCCACCGAGATCGATCTGAACGTCCGCGAGGGCTCGCTTCTGTCTCGCCATGCCGAGCTCGCCCGACAGGGGGGCGATCGCGGTGCCAATCAGGTGATCTGA
- a CDS encoding DUF2617 family protein, whose protein sequence is MTDRTLQVFQRALHPEWFAVRAHERFALGFWEADVRIVEGGHVVVFGGRDVRVTEVLGGPETALPLGGLLLNAAVRREHTAILKPGGRAVYQVCLEVERVDPEVFHHLCEEMACDSGPGRLLRTSRGSNRMAPAALSHIHVDRLAGGLSVQTFHSFPEDLAIFRSQTLIELTALS, encoded by the coding sequence GTGACCGACAGGACCTTGCAGGTCTTCCAGCGGGCGCTTCATCCCGAGTGGTTCGCCGTGCGCGCTCACGAGCGCTTCGCCCTGGGATTCTGGGAGGCCGACGTTCGGATCGTTGAGGGGGGCCACGTCGTGGTCTTCGGCGGGCGCGACGTTCGAGTCACCGAGGTTCTCGGCGGCCCCGAGACCGCACTTCCGCTCGGAGGGCTTCTTCTGAACGCCGCCGTGCGTCGCGAACACACGGCGATCCTGAAGCCCGGCGGAAGAGCCGTCTATCAGGTTTGCCTGGAAGTCGAACGGGTCGATCCCGAGGTCTTTCACCACCTCTGCGAGGAGATGGCCTGCGATTCCGGTCCAGGCCGACTCCTTCGTACTTCTCGTGGCTCCAATCGCATGGCCCCGGCGGCCCTGAGTCACATTCACGTCGATCGGCTGGCTGGGGGCCTCTCCGTTCAAACGTTTCATTCGTTCCCCGAGGATCTGGCCATCTTCCGCTCCCAGACGCTGATTGAGCTGACTGCGCTCTCCTGA
- a CDS encoding class I SAM-dependent methyltransferase — protein MDTTIAADPPLPLRAWRAVRDRGPRYAWHKALRRTLGRWPGWKRRLIYGNPREYWTLRGGFDYFREQEGQVARSLRAEWIAGRIASYHPTSVLEVGCGYGKLLRALRDRTDASLAGVDFSPTQLGCARDFVADVDDVSLFLARGDRLPFADNSFDLVVTSAVILHNPPEVADRIRREVVRVARRFAAHNEETNLSYNRYGYDTAAWYRAEGRRIAEVGPIPMDADPQTSQFCVARLDG, from the coding sequence ATGGACACGACGATCGCCGCCGACCCACCGTTGCCGCTCCGCGCCTGGCGGGCCGTCCGCGACAGGGGTCCGCGCTACGCCTGGCACAAGGCCCTCAGACGGACGCTGGGACGATGGCCTGGGTGGAAACGCAGGCTGATCTATGGAAACCCTCGCGAATACTGGACCCTTCGCGGCGGCTTTGACTACTTCCGCGAGCAAGAGGGACAGGTCGCCCGGAGCCTGCGGGCCGAGTGGATCGCCGGCCGGATCGCCTCTTACCATCCCACATCGGTGCTGGAGGTCGGCTGCGGCTACGGCAAGCTGCTGAGAGCGCTCCGAGATCGGACCGACGCCTCGCTCGCCGGCGTGGATTTCAGCCCGACGCAGCTCGGATGCGCTCGCGACTTCGTGGCGGACGTGGACGACGTCTCGCTCTTCCTGGCTCGCGGCGACCGTCTGCCCTTCGCCGACAACTCGTTCGATCTGGTGGTGACCTCGGCCGTGATCCTCCACAATCCGCCGGAGGTCGCCGATCGGATCCGCCGCGAGGTCGTCCGCGTGGCCCGACGATTCGCGGCCCACAATGAAGAGACCAACCTCAGCTACAACCGCTACGGCTACGACACGGCCGCCTGGTACCGCGCCGAAGGCCGTCGCATCGCCGAGGTCGGGCCGATCCCCATGGACGCCGATCCTCAGACGTCGCAATTCTGCGTGGCCCGTCTCGACGGCTGA
- a CDS encoding ArnT family glycosyltransferase has product MLDLGFALLLTLLATGLGARLLQGLGSAPSRAVDLFGLAFPLGAGLIALGVLLLGQFGALTTIGLALMLAVVAEIGLRRGVHLAGELAETPFRKESAAPTFGLDRLTAVFLIATIAATGISALAPVMDGDALCYHLQVPKVFLMKGSAVFDPDLHETIYPLTTEMLYLIALAFRGPIACRCIQWMLGLAMAANVTAMARPSLGSRAWWAGAGALLVPAITNGMSAPLNDVALAAFGTAALASWMRLHDEPSRKSAALAGTFAGLAAGVKYPALVLATILTATLIVRPLYARKGSEKTRWIDAVSLTSCFVMALIAAGSAWYLRAYVHTGNPVFPFFRSLFGAGLDEVLDPIKRPLTTSPWNLLTALAPLSLEPHRFDSFAHQFGPVFLLFLPALLLERAPRRVLGLVLFGYVFLTLCMTQRQSMRFLLIAVGPMSVGVAWLASTWRDRTTIPARALTVVMIGVLGLESCVAMTRAGRAAGSVMGTETAASYLARSEPTYRVGRWIDENLPKDARVIGQDHRGFYIPRDYTMELAHRRRTDLGEHGETDAEVVETLVREGYTHLVLCPPAAGSDVEFDPTLGEMLAPWLATHRPLFCEELAEPDGLVRRYSIYQLDAVAGSTIAVEDGGVKR; this is encoded by the coding sequence ATGCTCGACCTCGGCTTCGCCTTGCTGCTGACGCTCCTCGCGACCGGGCTTGGGGCCCGCCTCCTCCAGGGGCTGGGTTCCGCCCCCTCTCGAGCCGTCGACCTCTTCGGGCTGGCGTTCCCGCTCGGCGCGGGCTTGATCGCGCTGGGTGTGTTGCTGCTGGGCCAGTTCGGCGCGTTGACCACGATCGGCCTGGCCTTGATGCTGGCCGTCGTCGCCGAGATCGGCCTTCGCCGCGGCGTCCATCTCGCGGGCGAGTTGGCGGAAACTCCCTTCCGCAAGGAATCCGCCGCGCCGACGTTCGGCCTCGATCGCCTGACGGCTGTTTTCCTGATCGCCACGATCGCGGCGACGGGGATCTCGGCCCTGGCGCCGGTGATGGACGGCGACGCGCTCTGCTATCACCTTCAGGTGCCGAAGGTCTTCCTGATGAAAGGCTCGGCGGTCTTCGATCCCGACCTTCACGAGACGATCTACCCGTTGACGACGGAGATGCTCTATCTGATCGCCCTGGCCTTCCGCGGGCCGATCGCCTGCCGATGCATCCAGTGGATGCTCGGCCTGGCAATGGCCGCGAACGTCACGGCGATGGCCAGGCCCTCGCTGGGTTCCCGCGCCTGGTGGGCCGGAGCGGGAGCCCTGCTCGTCCCGGCGATCACCAACGGCATGTCCGCCCCCCTCAACGACGTGGCCTTGGCGGCCTTCGGCACGGCGGCTCTGGCCTCCTGGATGCGACTCCACGACGAGCCCAGCCGGAAGTCGGCTGCGCTCGCGGGGACCTTCGCCGGACTCGCGGCCGGAGTCAAATACCCGGCCCTGGTCCTCGCGACGATTCTGACCGCGACACTCATCGTTCGGCCGCTCTACGCCAGGAAGGGGAGCGAGAAGACCCGCTGGATCGACGCCGTTTCGCTTACGTCCTGCTTCGTCATGGCTCTCATCGCAGCGGGGTCGGCCTGGTATCTTCGGGCCTACGTCCACACGGGCAATCCCGTCTTCCCGTTCTTCCGGTCGCTCTTCGGCGCGGGGCTGGACGAGGTTCTGGACCCGATCAAACGGCCGTTGACGACATCGCCCTGGAACCTGCTGACGGCGCTCGCTCCGTTGAGCCTGGAACCGCATCGGTTCGACAGCTTCGCCCACCAGTTCGGCCCGGTCTTCCTGCTCTTCCTCCCAGCCCTGCTGTTGGAGCGGGCCCCCCGGCGAGTGCTGGGCCTCGTCCTCTTCGGTTACGTCTTCCTGACGCTCTGCATGACCCAGCGTCAGAGCATGCGATTTCTGCTGATCGCGGTCGGGCCGATGTCGGTCGGAGTCGCCTGGTTGGCTTCGACCTGGCGAGACCGTACCACGATCCCCGCGCGTGCCCTGACGGTCGTGATGATCGGCGTGTTGGGGTTGGAGTCCTGCGTCGCCATGACCCGCGCGGGGAGGGCGGCGGGCTCGGTGATGGGGACGGAGACTGCGGCGAGTTACCTGGCCCGGAGCGAGCCCACCTATCGCGTCGGCCGTTGGATCGACGAGAACCTGCCGAAAGACGCGCGGGTGATTGGTCAGGATCATCGCGGTTTCTACATCCCTCGCGACTACACGATGGAACTGGCTCACCGTCGTCGGACGGACCTCGGCGAGCACGGCGAAACCGACGCCGAGGTCGTGGAGACGCTTGTCCGCGAGGGCTACACCCACTTGGTCCTCTGCCCGCCCGCGGCCGGATCGGACGTCGAGTTCGATCCGACGCTCGGCGAGATGCTCGCCCCGTGGCTGGCTACGCACAGGCCGCTCTTCTGCGAGGAACTGGCCGAGCCCGATGGACTGGTCCGCCGCTACTCCATCTATCAACTCGACGCCGTGGCCGGCTCGACGATCGCCGTCGAGGACGGCGGCGTCAAGCGATGA